A region from the Rufibacter sp. DG15C genome encodes:
- a CDS encoding DUF3891 family protein gives MIVNTHEKGWEVIYQQAHALLAAELGFAWRVADRPLHFMKTLAAIAQHDDGQKDWTSSYYLTAAGAPANFTQLPFSLEQAQQVMKEAKFQGHWRSLLTSMHLSFLHENVRGQHKTWDAFLDEQLALQGTCRRQLKINKSQAQYAYDFMQWCDRFSLILCRRELPEMERALEISQGPDGVKYEVKQLTSGEVQVHPWPFQDKELEVSVEACYLAQLRFSNAKELAKALQEAPVNLLSWKIIPR, from the coding sequence ATGATTGTAAACACGCATGAGAAAGGCTGGGAGGTTATCTACCAACAGGCGCACGCCTTGCTGGCCGCCGAGCTTGGCTTTGCCTGGCGAGTGGCAGACCGGCCTTTGCACTTCATGAAAACCTTGGCTGCCATTGCCCAGCATGATGACGGTCAAAAGGACTGGACGAGCAGTTACTACCTCACCGCGGCTGGGGCGCCCGCTAACTTCACGCAGCTGCCTTTCTCTCTGGAACAGGCGCAGCAGGTTATGAAGGAAGCCAAGTTCCAGGGGCACTGGCGAAGTCTGCTCACCAGCATGCACCTGTCCTTTCTGCATGAGAACGTGCGCGGGCAACATAAAACCTGGGACGCCTTTTTAGACGAGCAACTAGCCTTGCAGGGCACCTGCCGCAGACAACTAAAAATCAACAAAAGCCAGGCGCAGTACGCGTATGACTTCATGCAATGGTGTGACCGGTTCTCTTTGATTCTCTGCCGCCGCGAACTCCCCGAAATGGAGCGCGCCCTGGAGATAAGCCAAGGCCCTGACGGCGTAAAATATGAAGTTAAGCAGTTGACCAGCGGTGAGGTGCAGGTACACCCGTGGCCGTTCCAAGACAAGGAACTGGAAGTAAGCGTTGAGGCCTGTTATCTTGCGCAGCTGCGCTTCTCTAATGCCAAAGAGTTGGCCAAAGCCTTACAAGAGGCGCCCGTGAACCTGCTTAGTTGGAAGATCATTCCGCGCTAA
- a CDS encoding co-chaperone YbbN produces MAIQTSSDAELRSIIFKKERVLVKFIDDQCAICKQLAPALERFARDPKYQGITFLRMEASENPVSSKEVKLTGTPFFATYYNGTLKHCGLVSNEEDVKALLDSLLTCCD; encoded by the coding sequence ATGGCCATACAAACGTCTTCTGACGCAGAGCTGCGATCAATTATATTTAAGAAGGAACGGGTGCTTGTGAAATTCATTGATGACCAATGCGCCATCTGCAAGCAACTGGCTCCTGCTTTAGAGAGGTTCGCGCGAGACCCCAAATACCAAGGCATCACCTTTCTGCGCATGGAAGCCTCAGAAAACCCCGTGTCCAGCAAGGAGGTGAAACTGACCGGTACCCCCTTCTTCGCTACGTATTACAACGGTACGCTCAAGCACTGCGGCCTGGTCTCCAATGAAGAAGATGTGAAAGCGCTGCTAGACTCGCTGCTTACTTGTTGTGACTAA
- a CDS encoding DUF1599 domain-containing protein: protein MIHQTAQEYQRVVEACQRLFLQKTQDYGTAWRILRLPSITDQIFIKAQRIRSIQEKGTQKIQDDITSEFVAIVNYCVIALIQEQLMAAGEEEQALPVDRVRELYEDEIRKTHSLQQDKNHDYGEAWRSMRVESMTDLILMKIYRTKQIEDNDGQTLVSEGVEANYRDMLNYAVFCLIKLGYPHGTASAQ from the coding sequence TTGATTCACCAAACGGCCCAGGAATACCAGCGTGTAGTAGAGGCGTGCCAACGTCTGTTCCTCCAGAAAACCCAGGATTACGGGACGGCCTGGCGCATTTTGCGTTTGCCGTCCATTACAGATCAGATCTTTATCAAGGCGCAGCGCATACGGTCCATCCAGGAGAAGGGCACGCAGAAGATACAAGATGACATCACCTCTGAGTTTGTGGCCATTGTCAACTACTGCGTCATTGCCCTCATCCAAGAGCAACTGATGGCTGCCGGCGAAGAAGAGCAGGCCCTGCCCGTGGACCGCGTGCGCGAACTCTACGAAGACGAGATCCGCAAGACGCACAGCTTGCAGCAGGATAAGAACCATGACTACGGCGAGGCCTGGCGCAGCATGCGCGTAGAGTCCATGACCGACTTGATTTTGATGAAAATATACCGCACCAAGCAGATTGAGGACAACGACGGACAGACCCTGGTGTCTGAAGGCGTAGAAGCCAATTACCGCGACATGCTCAACTACGCGGTCTTCTGTCTCATTAAACTAGGATACCCCCATGGTACTGCGTCTGCTCAATAG
- a CDS encoding NAD-dependent epimerase/dehydratase family protein, which yields MTTTDDTILVIGACGQLGSELTLELRKLYGNANVVAADIQEPKQADLRDSGPFAIADVLDATRLADLFAQYKFKQVYHLAAILSATGEKNPKFAWKLNMDGLINVLDLCLEHKVERVYWPSSIAVFGPNTPRQDTPQHTVMDPNTVYGISKQAGERWCEYYFEKYGLDVRSLRYPGLIGWKALPGGGTTDYAVDIYHQALDKGTYECFLSEGTYLPMMYMSDAIKATLDLMHAPAEKVKVRSSYNLSAISFSPKEITASIQRHLPDFTITYKPDSRQQIADSWPQSIDDSAARQDWGWQPEFELDTMTDDMLLNLKQMRTEAVEK from the coding sequence ATGACAACGACCGACGACACGATTCTGGTGATAGGCGCCTGTGGCCAATTAGGCTCTGAACTCACCCTAGAACTGAGAAAATTATACGGCAATGCCAACGTAGTGGCCGCCGACATCCAAGAACCCAAACAAGCCGACCTGCGCGACTCAGGCCCTTTTGCCATTGCCGACGTGCTGGACGCCACTCGCTTGGCAGATCTGTTCGCCCAATACAAGTTCAAGCAGGTCTACCATCTGGCGGCCATTCTTTCTGCCACCGGTGAGAAGAACCCCAAGTTTGCCTGGAAACTCAACATGGACGGCCTCATCAATGTGCTGGATTTGTGTCTGGAGCATAAAGTAGAGCGCGTGTACTGGCCTTCGTCTATTGCCGTCTTCGGGCCAAACACGCCGCGCCAAGACACCCCGCAACATACCGTCATGGACCCCAACACGGTGTACGGCATTAGTAAGCAGGCTGGTGAGCGCTGGTGCGAATACTACTTTGAGAAATACGGCCTGGACGTGCGCAGCTTGCGCTACCCAGGTTTGATTGGTTGGAAAGCGCTTCCGGGCGGAGGTACCACAGACTACGCCGTGGACATTTATCACCAAGCTTTGGACAAAGGCACCTATGAGTGTTTCTTGAGCGAAGGCACCTACCTGCCCATGATGTACATGTCTGACGCCATCAAAGCCACGCTGGATTTGATGCACGCCCCGGCCGAGAAAGTGAAAGTACGTTCAAGCTACAACCTGAGCGCCATCAGCTTCTCGCCGAAGGAGATTACCGCTAGCATTCAGCGTCATTTGCCAGACTTCACCATCACCTATAAGCCAGACAGCCGCCAGCAGATAGCAGACTCCTGGCCGCAGAGCATTGATGACAGCGCCGCCCGCCAAGACTGGGGCTGGCAACCAGAGTTTGAACTGGACACCATGACCGATGACATGCTCCTGAACCTAAAGCAAATGCGCACCGAAGCGGTGGAGAAGTAA
- a CDS encoding serine hydrolase has translation MRLLHLLLFCFISFSVSAQTAKEKIEKKLTQKLEALTKGFQGEVGIYVKHLKTGKTVAINADTLFPTASMIKVPIMVGVFNKIERGELDPKAILQYRDSLLYAGEDIVGNFKDSSLVALSKVQMLSITTSDNTGSLWLQHLAGTGTAINQWLESNGFQDTRMNSRTPGRRPNWEKYGWGQTTPREMATLLTMIREGRAVSPAASERMYRNLGRIYYDAEALSQIPPYVHTASKSGAVNQSRSEVVLVNAPHGDYVFCIITKNQKDETWERSNAGFTLIREVSKVLWQHFEPKSKWKPAPGVERY, from the coding sequence ATGCGCCTCCTCCATCTCCTTCTTTTCTGCTTTATAAGTTTCTCCGTTTCCGCGCAAACCGCCAAAGAAAAGATAGAAAAGAAATTAACGCAAAAGCTAGAAGCCTTAACCAAAGGATTCCAAGGCGAGGTGGGGATTTACGTGAAGCACTTGAAGACAGGCAAAACGGTGGCCATCAACGCAGACACGCTCTTCCCAACGGCCAGCATGATCAAGGTGCCCATTATGGTGGGCGTGTTCAACAAAATAGAACGCGGCGAGTTGGACCCCAAGGCCATCCTTCAGTACCGGGACTCTTTGTTATATGCCGGCGAAGACATTGTGGGCAATTTCAAAGACAGCAGCCTGGTAGCCTTGAGCAAGGTGCAAATGTTGAGCATCACCACCTCAGACAACACGGGCAGTCTGTGGCTGCAGCACCTGGCAGGCACCGGCACGGCCATCAACCAGTGGCTGGAGAGCAACGGTTTTCAGGACACCCGCATGAACTCCCGAACGCCTGGCCGCAGACCCAATTGGGAAAAATACGGCTGGGGACAGACCACACCGCGGGAGATGGCCACGCTCCTGACCATGATTAGAGAAGGACGCGCCGTGAGCCCCGCGGCCAGTGAGCGTATGTACCGCAACCTGGGCCGCATATACTATGACGCCGAAGCACTATCCCAAATACCGCCCTACGTACATACCGCGTCCAAATCTGGCGCCGTAAATCAGTCCCGGTCTGAGGTGGTCTTGGTCAACGCCCCGCACGGCGACTACGTGTTCTGCATCATCACCAAAAACCAAAAGGACGAAACCTGGGAGCGCTCCAACGCCGGGTTCACGCTCATCAGGGAAGTGTCCAAAGTCCTGTGGCAGCACTTTGAACCCAAGTCAAAATGGAAACCGGCGCCCGGTGTGGAGAGGTATTGA
- a CDS encoding shikimate kinase, translated as METNSGMHIFLIGMPGSGKSTIGKKLADKLGYPFLDLDEVIVEREGQTIAAVFERHGQEYFRAAEAAALRSLESIATGLVVATGGGTPCFLDNMVYMQKQGLTVYLQVSVNKLLERFTEEELSIRPLLQNKSDVELLTYLTETLAHREQFYKKAQEVIETGSIPLETTVAALEKRILPYLSQQKRRSVS; from the coding sequence ATGGAGACTAACAGCGGCATGCACATCTTCTTAATTGGCATGCCCGGCAGCGGAAAGTCTACCATAGGGAAGAAGCTGGCTGACAAGTTGGGTTATCCGTTTCTGGATTTAGACGAAGTGATTGTGGAGCGGGAAGGCCAGACCATTGCAGCGGTTTTTGAAAGGCACGGACAGGAGTATTTTAGAGCCGCTGAGGCTGCCGCGTTACGCAGCCTTGAGTCCATTGCCACTGGATTGGTGGTGGCCACTGGCGGCGGAACGCCTTGCTTTTTGGATAACATGGTCTACATGCAAAAGCAGGGCCTTACCGTTTACCTGCAGGTTTCAGTAAATAAATTGCTGGAAAGATTCACTGAGGAGGAACTGAGCATCAGGCCGTTGCTTCAAAACAAGTCTGATGTGGAGCTTTTGACGTATTTAACCGAAACTTTAGCCCACCGCGAACAGTTTTACAAGAAAGCCCAAGAGGTGATAGAAACCGGAAGTATCCCATTGGAAACCACAGTGGCCGCTCTTGAGAAGCGGATTCTGCCGTATCTCTCCCAGCAGAAGCGCCGGAGCGTCTCATAA
- a CDS encoding BT_3928 family protein, whose product MVLRLLNRFAWLVVGALFIFSGLIKLNDPVGTAIKLEEYFEVFSKDFSSVFLVFVPYALYFSIFLSSLEVILGVALLVRWRERLVLWVLLALTVFFTFLTFYSAYFNKVTDCGCFGDAIKLTPWESFSKDVILLVLLLILLATQRFLPVSTKRGQKSAGFVVLIVTLLSVGMGVYAFQHEPYLDFRAYKVGANIPALMKPSAPLRYEYIMEKGGKEERFTEYPTDPSYKFKKMVPLNPQDGPKITDFNVWNDQGDFTKELFIGNRLLLVVHDIPKTNAESFKEINGLLTSLEKDSSKKVSPVVLTSSSGQEFDVFRHEVNLSAPYYFADATVLKTIIRSNPGLLLLKNGVVVGKWHHNDVPTQEQVQSLL is encoded by the coding sequence ATGGTACTGCGTCTGCTCAATAGGTTTGCCTGGCTGGTAGTTGGGGCGCTCTTCATCTTCTCGGGCCTCATCAAGCTCAATGATCCCGTAGGCACGGCCATCAAGTTGGAGGAATACTTTGAGGTTTTCTCTAAGGATTTCTCCAGCGTCTTTCTGGTGTTTGTGCCCTACGCACTCTACTTCTCTATTTTCCTGAGCTCATTGGAAGTAATACTAGGCGTGGCGCTGTTAGTGCGCTGGCGCGAAAGGCTGGTGCTCTGGGTTTTGCTGGCCTTGACCGTCTTCTTTACGTTCCTGACCTTTTACTCGGCGTACTTTAATAAGGTAACCGACTGCGGCTGCTTTGGGGATGCCATCAAACTCACGCCCTGGGAGTCGTTTAGCAAAGATGTCATTCTCTTAGTGTTGCTGTTGATTCTGTTGGCTACCCAGCGTTTTTTGCCTGTTTCCACCAAAAGAGGGCAAAAATCGGCAGGCTTTGTAGTGCTAATTGTCACCCTGCTATCGGTGGGCATGGGCGTGTATGCATTTCAGCATGAGCCATACCTGGACTTCAGGGCGTATAAAGTAGGCGCGAACATTCCGGCCTTGATGAAACCATCTGCTCCTTTGCGCTATGAGTACATCATGGAGAAGGGCGGAAAGGAGGAGCGCTTTACGGAGTACCCAACAGACCCTAGCTACAAATTCAAGAAGATGGTGCCGCTTAACCCACAGGACGGTCCCAAAATCACCGACTTCAACGTCTGGAACGACCAGGGCGACTTCACCAAGGAGTTGTTCATAGGCAACCGCTTGTTGCTGGTGGTGCATGACATCCCGAAGACAAACGCAGAGAGCTTTAAAGAAATCAATGGGTTGTTGACTAGCCTAGAGAAGGACTCGTCTAAAAAGGTGTCGCCGGTGGTATTGACCTCTAGCAGCGGCCAGGAGTTTGACGTTTTTAGGCATGAGGTGAACCTGTCTGCGCCTTACTATTTTGCAGATGCCACAGTTCTTAAAACCATTATCAGGTCCAACCCGGGTCTGTTGCTTCTTAAAAACGGCGTGGTGGTAGGCAAATGGCATCACAATGACGTGCCCACGCAAGAGCAAGTGCAGTCACTCTTATAA
- a CDS encoding PolC-type DNA polymerase III: MLNNLLSLFPQTRPVLENVTVLDFETTGLSASKGRVIEIAALRGANGKVVSQFQTMVKVTTPLPRKITEITGIRDEDLVHGMEEQAAFTVLREFIGDSVVVAHNAPYDLSFLYAAYRRFKMPATQHPFLDTLSVCRMRQPSPRSLADMCRVYNVPLPRWHRALPDTTATWHLLHRLHEESPVDQLLNKIVINPKYGSPRWLPPYAELVPGPSFFKPEDEAPTNL, encoded by the coding sequence ATGCTTAACAACTTGCTTTCATTGTTTCCGCAAACCAGGCCGGTACTGGAGAATGTGACCGTGCTGGACTTTGAGACTACGGGCTTAAGCGCCAGCAAGGGCCGCGTGATTGAGATAGCCGCCTTGCGCGGGGCTAATGGCAAAGTGGTGTCACAGTTCCAGACCATGGTGAAGGTGACTACCCCGCTCCCGCGAAAAATCACGGAGATAACTGGCATTAGGGACGAGGACCTGGTCCACGGCATGGAGGAGCAGGCCGCGTTCACCGTTCTAAGGGAGTTTATTGGCGACAGCGTGGTGGTGGCGCACAACGCCCCTTATGACCTAAGCTTTTTGTACGCCGCCTATCGCCGCTTTAAGATGCCCGCCACCCAGCATCCGTTTCTGGACACGCTGTCGGTGTGCCGCATGCGCCAGCCTTCGCCCAGGAGCCTAGCCGACATGTGCCGGGTGTACAATGTGCCGCTGCCCAGGTGGCACCGCGCCCTGCCAGACACCACCGCCACCTGGCACCTGTTGCACAGACTGCATGAGGAAAGCCCTGTGGACCAGCTCCTCAACAAGATAGTCATCAACCCTAAATACGGTTCGCCGCGCTGGTTGCCGCCATATGCAGAGTTGGTGCCCGGTCCCTCCTTCTTTAAACCAGAGGACGAGGCGCCAACCAACTTATAA
- a CDS encoding NYN domain-containing protein — translation MQEKLVRIGVFYDGNYFLQVSNYYAYGHNRKRRISISGLHEFIRDQVAEEEGMDPRLCKIVDAHYFRGRLNAYDASQRGDTLYWDRVFDDILMSEGVTTHYLPVRTTPEGFKQERGIDVWLALEAFEQAFYKRFDVMVLISSDGDYVPLVRKINTLGTRVMALTWEFEYTTDNGQRMTTRPSQDLVAEVNYPLAMHTIIDQRIAQNDPAMSRLFVQPDQKRVTTITDSADAITETHGEGEIMSLKNGYGFIKYPPNNLFFHFTNVLDTDFTELRVGDFVEFEITKDEEGNDVAKNVKMI, via the coding sequence ATGCAAGAAAAACTAGTGAGGATTGGCGTCTTCTATGACGGCAACTACTTTCTCCAGGTAAGTAACTACTACGCCTACGGGCACAACCGCAAGCGCCGCATCAGCATATCAGGCTTGCATGAGTTCATCAGAGACCAGGTGGCCGAAGAAGAGGGCATGGACCCGCGCCTTTGCAAGATTGTGGATGCCCACTACTTCAGGGGCAGGCTCAACGCCTATGACGCCAGCCAGCGCGGCGACACTCTGTACTGGGACCGCGTCTTTGATGACATTCTCATGTCTGAAGGCGTCACCACCCACTACCTACCCGTACGCACCACCCCCGAAGGCTTTAAACAAGAACGCGGCATAGACGTTTGGCTGGCCCTGGAAGCCTTTGAACAGGCTTTTTACAAGCGCTTTGACGTCATGGTCTTGATTTCTTCTGACGGAGATTATGTGCCGTTGGTACGCAAGATCAACACCTTGGGTACACGCGTTATGGCTTTGACGTGGGAGTTTGAGTACACCACAGACAACGGCCAGCGCATGACTACGCGCCCGTCGCAGGACCTGGTAGCCGAAGTGAACTACCCACTGGCCATGCACACCATCATAGACCAACGCATCGCCCAGAATGACCCGGCCATGAGCCGCCTGTTTGTGCAGCCAGACCAGAAGCGCGTCACCACTATCACAGACAGCGCAGACGCTATCACAGAAACGCACGGCGAAGGCGAGATTATGAGCCTCAAGAACGGGTACGGTTTCATCAAATATCCGCCCAACAACTTGTTCTTCCACTTCACCAACGTGCTAGACACAGACTTTACCGAACTGCGCGTAGGCGACTTTGTGGAGTTTGAAATTACCAAGGACGAAGAAGGCAATGACGTGGCCAAGAACGTGAAGATGATTTAA
- the kbl gene encoding glycine C-acetyltransferase: protein MYETLQPDLQQQLADIEAAGLYKRERIITTPQHAEIKTQQTGEVLNFCANNYLGLSSHPAVIEAAKKTIDTHGYGMSSVRFICGTQDIHKELEAKIAEFLGTEDTILYAAAFDANGGVFEPLFDEQSAIISDALNHASIIDGVRLCKAQRYRYEHNNMADLEAKLQESQDAKHRIIVTDGSFSMDGTIAQLDKICDLADQYKALVMVDECHSSGFIGKTGRGTHEHHNVMGRVDIITGTLGKALGGAMGGFTSGRKEIVDMLRQRSRPYLFSNSLAPSIVGASLAVLDLLSSSTELRDRLEKNTLYFRDKMTAAGFDIKPGVHPIVPVMLYDAKLAQDFAAKMLEKGIYVVGFYYPVVAKGAARIRVQLSAEHTQEHIDRAIAAFIEVGHELGVLKG from the coding sequence ATGTACGAAACCTTACAACCAGATTTACAGCAACAGCTGGCAGACATTGAGGCCGCCGGTTTATATAAAAGAGAGCGCATCATCACCACTCCCCAGCACGCTGAGATTAAAACCCAGCAGACCGGTGAGGTTTTGAACTTCTGCGCCAACAACTACCTGGGCCTTTCCTCGCACCCGGCGGTGATTGAGGCCGCCAAAAAGACCATTGACACCCACGGCTACGGCATGAGCTCGGTGCGTTTCATTTGCGGCACCCAGGACATCCACAAGGAGCTGGAGGCCAAGATTGCCGAGTTCCTGGGCACCGAGGACACCATCTTGTACGCGGCTGCGTTTGACGCCAACGGCGGCGTGTTTGAGCCTTTGTTTGATGAGCAGAGTGCCATCATCTCTGATGCCTTGAACCACGCGTCCATCATTGACGGCGTGCGTCTGTGTAAAGCCCAGCGCTACCGCTATGAGCACAATAACATGGCCGACCTGGAAGCCAAACTACAGGAAAGCCAAGACGCCAAGCACCGCATCATTGTCACAGACGGCTCTTTCTCCATGGACGGCACCATTGCCCAGCTGGATAAAATCTGCGACCTGGCAGACCAATACAAAGCGTTGGTCATGGTCGATGAGTGCCACTCTTCCGGCTTTATTGGCAAGACCGGCCGCGGTACGCATGAGCACCACAACGTAATGGGCCGCGTGGACATCATTACGGGTACCTTGGGCAAGGCCCTGGGCGGCGCCATGGGCGGCTTTACCTCCGGTAGAAAAGAGATTGTGGACATGTTGCGTCAGCGCTCGCGCCCGTATCTGTTCTCTAACTCCTTGGCTCCCTCTATTGTAGGTGCATCGCTGGCCGTGTTGGATTTGTTGAGCTCCAGCACTGAACTGCGTGACCGTCTGGAGAAAAACACCCTGTATTTTAGAGACAAAATGACTGCCGCCGGCTTTGACATTAAGCCGGGCGTGCACCCTATTGTGCCGGTAATGCTGTATGACGCCAAACTAGCCCAGGACTTCGCCGCGAAGATGCTGGAGAAAGGCATTTACGTAGTTGGGTTCTATTACCCAGTGGTAGCTAAAGGCGCAGCCCGCATCAGGGTTCAGTTGTCTGCAGAGCATACGCAAGAGCACATTGACCGCGCCATCGCTGCTTTCATTGAGGTAGGCCATGAGTTGGGCGTCTTGAAAGGGTAA
- a CDS encoding sterol desaturase family protein — protein MKPNHKGSATIFKNPALERLTHTHIAIPITIFLVIATGLLIYGFQYGFIDVLSAVGLFLAGWLMFSLVEYLAHRFIFHMETDTELKKNIQYTFHGNHHDYPKDKTRLAMPPIVSLFIASFFFFVFKLIFGTLVFGLVAGFLFGYALYLFVHYAVHAYAPPKNFLKTLWIHHSIHHYKDSERAYGVSSPLWDYILGTMPERKN, from the coding sequence ATGAAACCGAATCATAAAGGATCTGCTACCATTTTTAAGAATCCTGCGTTGGAGCGTCTCACGCATACGCACATTGCCATCCCCATCACTATTTTCCTGGTGATTGCTACTGGCTTGCTCATCTACGGCTTCCAGTACGGGTTTATTGATGTGTTATCGGCGGTTGGTTTGTTTTTGGCCGGTTGGTTGATGTTCTCTTTGGTAGAATATTTGGCGCACCGCTTCATCTTCCATATGGAGACAGACACTGAGCTGAAGAAGAACATCCAGTACACGTTTCATGGCAACCACCATGACTACCCCAAGGACAAGACGCGTCTGGCCATGCCTCCCATTGTGAGCTTGTTCATCGCCTCGTTTTTCTTCTTTGTCTTTAAGTTGATCTTTGGCACGTTGGTGTTTGGTTTGGTGGCAGGCTTCTTGTTTGGCTATGCCTTGTACCTGTTTGTGCATTACGCGGTGCACGCCTACGCTCCGCCTAAGAACTTCTTAAAGACCCTCTGGATTCATCACAGCATTCATCATTACAAAGATTCAGAGAGAGCCTATGGCGTCTCTTCGCCGCTCTGGGATTACATCTTAGGCACCATGCCAGAGCGTAAGAATTAA
- the cdaA gene encoding diadenylate cyclase CdaA produces the protein MMQLFTIGFLEVEWLDIIDVLLVTVLLYQLYKLLTGSVALKIFMGLLSIYLLYLVVKAAGMELLTIILGQFMGVGVLAAIIVFQPEIRRFLLMIGKTTAFNNDSIFKSFPWRKTQSPDKLSITPFIEAAKSLAGKNTGALIVFARSSELRYYAESGDAIDAVVSKRLLLSIFNKTSPLHDGAVIIQGNRIKAARCILPVTESNDVPASMGLRHRAAIGLTEVTDSIVLVVSEETGQIAIVRNGEVYRNLSAADLRSKLNQYLFDIEPKVIEKASAA, from the coding sequence GTGATGCAGTTGTTTACCATAGGGTTTTTAGAAGTAGAGTGGCTGGACATCATTGATGTGCTGCTGGTCACCGTCCTGCTATATCAACTCTATAAACTGCTCACCGGCAGCGTGGCCCTCAAGATTTTCATGGGCCTGCTGTCCATCTACCTGCTCTACCTGGTGGTGAAGGCCGCGGGCATGGAACTGCTCACCATCATCTTGGGGCAGTTCATGGGCGTGGGCGTGTTGGCGGCCATCATTGTCTTCCAGCCCGAGATACGCCGCTTCCTGTTGATGATTGGCAAGACTACCGCCTTCAACAATGACAGCATCTTCAAGAGCTTCCCCTGGCGGAAAACCCAAAGCCCCGACAAACTAAGCATCACCCCGTTCATTGAGGCCGCCAAGTCCCTGGCCGGTAAAAACACAGGGGCCTTGATTGTCTTCGCGAGGAGCTCAGAGTTGAGATATTACGCCGAGTCCGGGGACGCCATTGATGCCGTGGTGAGCAAACGGTTGTTGCTTTCCATTTTCAACAAGACCAGCCCGCTGCATGACGGCGCGGTCATCATTCAAGGCAACCGTATCAAGGCCGCCCGTTGCATTTTGCCTGTAACGGAGAGCAATGACGTGCCCGCCTCTATGGGCCTGCGGCACCGCGCCGCCATTGGCCTCACCGAAGTCACCGACAGCATTGTCTTGGTAGTCTCTGAGGAGACCGGCCAGATTGCCATTGTGCGCAACGGCGAAGTGTACCGCAACCTCTCTGCCGCCGACCTCCGGTCCAAGCTCAACCAGTACCTCTTTGACATTGAGCCGAAGGTGATTGAAAAGGCTTCTGCGGCGTAA
- the folP gene encoding dihydropteroate synthase: protein MGILNATPDSFFANSRVSNLDMTVAKAGQMLADGATFLDIGGYSTRPGAPEVTEQEELNRVLPVIEAVAQAYPEALISVDTFRAKVAEEAVKRGAHIINDVSGGTLDEAMFETVGKLGVPYILMHMRGTPQTMASMTEYPNGLVEELISYFVEKIAQLRALGVKDILLDPGFGFAKTIDQNYFLLSHLRHLEMLELPLLIGLSRKGMIYKPLQIKPEDALAGTIVANTLALLNGADVLRVHDVQEAAQAIQLVHKTITA, encoded by the coding sequence ATGGGCATCCTGAACGCCACGCCAGATTCCTTCTTCGCCAACAGCCGTGTCTCTAACCTAGACATGACCGTGGCCAAAGCCGGACAGATGCTGGCAGACGGCGCCACCTTCCTGGACATTGGCGGCTATTCTACCCGACCGGGCGCCCCTGAGGTGACAGAGCAGGAAGAGTTGAACAGAGTGCTACCAGTGATTGAAGCCGTGGCGCAGGCATACCCAGAGGCACTTATCTCTGTAGATACGTTCAGGGCCAAGGTAGCCGAGGAAGCCGTTAAGCGAGGCGCTCATATTATCAATGACGTGTCTGGCGGAACCTTAGACGAGGCCATGTTTGAGACCGTTGGCAAGTTGGGAGTACCCTATATTTTGATGCACATGCGCGGCACCCCGCAGACTATGGCCTCAATGACGGAGTATCCCAACGGTTTGGTAGAGGAGCTTATCTCCTATTTCGTAGAAAAAATTGCGCAGTTGCGGGCCCTGGGCGTGAAGGACATTCTGCTGGACCCAGGGTTTGGGTTTGCCAAGACAATAGACCAGAACTATTTCCTGCTGAGCCATTTGCGCCACCTGGAGATGCTGGAACTGCCTTTGCTGATCGGCCTTTCCCGGAAGGGCATGATCTACAAACCGCTTCAGATAAAACCAGAAGATGCGCTGGCCGGCACAATTGTAGCCAACACCCTGGCGTTACTGAACGGGGCCGACGTCTTGCGGGTGCATGACGTACAGGAGGCTGCGCAGGCCATACAATTAGTACATAAAACCATAACCGCGTGA